The following coding sequences are from one Enterococcus sp. 4G2_DIV0659 window:
- a CDS encoding YrhA family protein — translation MWKENLNRVKKIEESYGDKINRGATNDEIAKFTKKIKKDLNIEFPKGYIEILKEINGLDFNGFVLYGVDEELMENRENIEQRVYGAIEYNEIWYDVEENKAYIFLGESNVSWYVYEKKTKLYWELDNPSGSEMYSFKKFSELFDKMLNDSLL, via the coding sequence ATGTGGAAAGAAAATTTAAATCGTGTAAAAAAAATAGAAGAATCCTATGGTGATAAAATTAACAGGGGAGCTACGAATGATGAAATAGCTAAGTTTACAAAAAAGATAAAGAAAGATCTTAATATAGAATTTCCAAAAGGTTATATTGAGATATTAAAAGAAATAAATGGTCTAGATTTTAATGGTTTTGTGTTATATGGTGTGGATGAGGAGCTGATGGAAAATAGGGAAAATATTGAGCAAAGAGTTTATGGAGCTATAGAGTATAATGAGATATGGTATGACGTAGAGGAGAATAAGGCGTATATATTTTTAGGAGAATCCAATGTTAGTTGGTATGTATATGAAAAGAAAACAAAGTTATATTGGGAGTTAGATAATCCTTCTGGAAGTGAAATGTATAGTTTTAAGAAATTCTCAGAACTGTTTGATAAGATGTTAAATGATTCCTTACTATAA